One window from the genome of Brachionichthys hirsutus isolate HB-005 chromosome 19, CSIRO-AGI_Bhir_v1, whole genome shotgun sequence encodes:
- the LOC137908833 gene encoding transmembrane protein 250, whose amino-acid sequence MPVIPIPRRGRSFHGPHTTCMHSSCGSTHASKLVRTKYTNFDLYLRSRCMYSFLRFLLFFGCGLLTSLLWVALSALFLLQYVSVRVLLRLQFKLSVILLLLGHRRLDLDVINDLIVCSMHVTMFLVGGLGWCFMVFVDM is encoded by the coding sequence ATGCCTGTGATCCCCATCCCGCGGCGGGGGCGCAGCTTCCATGGCCCCCACACCACTTGCATGCACTCGTCCTGCGGGTCGACGCACGCGTCCAAGCTCGTGCGCACCAAGTACACGAACTTTGACCTGTACCTGCGCTCGCGCTGCATGTACAGCTTCCTGCGCTTCCTGCTGTTCTTCGGCTGCGGCCTGCTGACCTCCCTCCTCTGGGTGGCGCTGTCGGCCCTCTTCTTGCTGCAGTACGTCAGCGTGCGGGTGCTGCTGCGGCTTCAGTTCAAGCTGTCcgtcatcctgctgctgctgggccaCCGCCGGCTGGACCTGGACGTGATCAATGACCTGATCGTCTGCAGCATGCACGTCACCATGTTCCTGGTGGGGGGGCTCGGCTGGTGCTTCATGGTGTTTGTGGACATGTAG